A genomic segment from Geminicoccaceae bacterium SCSIO 64248 encodes:
- a CDS encoding cation-transporting P-type ATPase yields the protein MTDRPVIAESPPQQAAPLWHAEDPQTTFTALASSPQGLATSEATERLQRYGRNELAAARRRHPLLRFLAQFHNVLIYFLLTAAVVAWFLGHGVDAAVILAVVLINAVVGFVQEGKAEQALEAIRGMIAPKATVLRDGIRTSVATGELVPGDVVLLEAGDQVPADLRLFRSRALLIEEAMLTGESVASEKTETPVAPEAVLGDRTSMAYSGTLVAAGQGAGVVSATGTATEIGRISRLVAGAQSLTTPLLRQINRFGRRFTLITILVGALLFAFATAVQGYAWDEALLVIVALAVGVIPEGLPAVITITLAIGVQRMAARHAIIRRLPAVETLGSTSIICSDKTGTLTRNEMTVRRIVVPGHVITAEGVGYTPVGTLRVDGLETAELPQAARELLRCAILCNDAHIVHEHGHSWVEGDPMEGALVAIAQKAGMDTDTLRRHWQRHDEIPFDARHRFMASLHRAPDGRHVVFIKGAPEQMLAMSSGDDEPIDADRWHKAIGTAAAEGERVLGFAFKTAEGALPLAMDDVASGLTFLGIAGFIDPPRAEAIEAVRQCRSAGIGIKMITGDHAATARAIAAQLELADSPTVMTGSELEEVGDADLPSVAMATTVFARTNPEHKLRIVRALQADNAIVAMTGDGVNDAPALKQADVGIAMGRKGTEVAKQSSEMVLVDDNFATIVAAVSEGRTVFDNIRKVIAWTMPTNGGEAIIIIAAVLFGFTIPMTPAQILWVNMILTVTLGLVLAFEPAEPDVMQRQPRHADAPLLSAFIVWRIVFVSGLFVAGAFGVFVWATSRGLDLDTARTMVVNTLVVMEIFYLFNVRYMHTTSISWRGALGTPVVLLAIATVVIAQLLFTYAPFMHLLFASRPVPLGDGVVIVLIGIALLAICEGEKIVLRRTGLMERLEDG from the coding sequence ATGACGGATCGGCCGGTCATTGCTGAGTCGCCTCCTCAGCAAGCAGCGCCCCTCTGGCATGCCGAGGATCCCCAAACAACCTTCACCGCACTTGCCAGCAGCCCGCAAGGCCTTGCCACATCCGAGGCGACCGAACGTCTGCAGCGCTATGGCCGCAACGAGCTGGCGGCAGCACGCCGCCGGCATCCTCTGCTCCGCTTCCTCGCTCAGTTTCACAACGTCCTGATCTATTTCCTGCTTACCGCTGCTGTGGTCGCCTGGTTTCTCGGGCATGGCGTCGACGCCGCCGTCATCCTCGCGGTCGTGCTGATCAACGCCGTGGTTGGCTTTGTCCAGGAGGGCAAGGCTGAGCAGGCCCTGGAGGCCATACGGGGTATGATCGCGCCCAAGGCAACCGTCCTGCGCGACGGCATTCGGACTTCGGTCGCCACTGGCGAGCTCGTGCCCGGCGACGTCGTGCTGCTTGAGGCGGGCGATCAGGTCCCGGCCGATCTGAGGCTGTTCCGCAGCCGCGCCCTCCTGATCGAGGAGGCCATGCTCACGGGCGAATCGGTCGCTTCTGAGAAGACGGAGACGCCGGTTGCCCCGGAGGCGGTCCTGGGCGACCGGACCTCCATGGCTTACTCCGGTACGCTGGTTGCGGCCGGCCAGGGTGCCGGGGTCGTGAGCGCGACCGGGACGGCGACCGAAATCGGCCGGATCAGCCGCCTCGTTGCCGGGGCGCAGTCGTTGACCACCCCGCTCTTGCGCCAGATCAACCGCTTCGGCCGCCGGTTCACCCTGATCACCATCCTGGTGGGCGCGCTCCTATTCGCCTTCGCGACTGCGGTCCAGGGCTATGCTTGGGATGAGGCTTTGCTGGTCATCGTAGCGCTCGCTGTCGGCGTGATCCCCGAGGGGCTGCCTGCCGTCATCACGATTACGCTCGCGATCGGGGTCCAACGCATGGCGGCGCGTCACGCCATCATCCGCCGTCTGCCTGCTGTGGAGACACTGGGGTCGACATCAATCATCTGCTCGGACAAGACCGGCACGCTGACCCGCAACGAGATGACTGTACGCCGGATTGTCGTGCCAGGCCACGTGATCACGGCGGAGGGCGTCGGCTACACGCCGGTCGGCACGCTGCGGGTGGATGGACTCGAGACCGCTGAGCTGCCCCAGGCCGCGCGCGAACTCCTGCGTTGCGCCATCTTGTGCAACGATGCGCATATCGTCCACGAACATGGGCATTCGTGGGTCGAGGGCGATCCTATGGAGGGCGCGCTTGTCGCGATTGCGCAGAAAGCCGGTATGGATACCGATACTCTGCGCCGGCATTGGCAGCGTCACGATGAGATCCCATTCGACGCCCGTCACCGCTTCATGGCCTCGTTGCACAGGGCGCCGGACGGCCGCCACGTCGTCTTCATCAAAGGCGCGCCTGAGCAAATGCTCGCAATGTCTAGCGGTGACGACGAGCCGATCGACGCGGATCGATGGCACAAGGCGATCGGCACGGCCGCCGCCGAGGGCGAGCGGGTTCTGGGCTTCGCGTTCAAGACGGCCGAGGGTGCCCTCCCCCTCGCCATGGACGACGTCGCAAGCGGTCTGACCTTTCTGGGCATTGCTGGCTTTATTGATCCGCCGCGCGCGGAGGCGATCGAGGCGGTCCGGCAATGCCGCTCGGCCGGCATCGGGATCAAGATGATCACGGGCGATCACGCAGCGACGGCGAGGGCGATTGCCGCGCAACTCGAGCTTGCCGACTCACCGACGGTCATGACCGGCTCCGAGCTCGAGGAGGTGGGCGACGCGGATCTGCCCTCCGTCGCCATGGCGACAACGGTCTTCGCCAGGACCAATCCCGAGCACAAGCTGCGGATTGTGCGCGCGCTTCAGGCGGACAACGCCATCGTCGCAATGACCGGCGATGGCGTGAACGACGCACCCGCCCTTAAGCAGGCCGATGTCGGCATCGCCATGGGCCGCAAGGGGACCGAGGTCGCGAAGCAGTCATCGGAGATGGTGCTGGTCGACGACAATTTCGCGACCATCGTCGCCGCAGTCAGCGAGGGCCGGACGGTCTTCGACAACATCCGCAAGGTCATCGCCTGGACCATGCCGACGAATGGCGGCGAGGCGATCATCATCATTGCCGCCGTGTTGTTCGGCTTCACGATTCCAATGACCCCGGCACAGATCCTTTGGGTCAACATGATCCTCACCGTCACGTTGGGCCTGGTCTTGGCCTTTGAGCCGGCCGAGCCCGACGTCATGCAACGCCAGCCCCGTCATGCCGATGCCCCCTTGCTGTCGGCCTTCATTGTGTGGCGCATCGTCTTCGTGTCGGGTCTGTTTGTTGCCGGCGCATTCGGCGTCTTTGTCTGGGCGACGTCACGCGGCCTCGATCTCGACACGGCGCGGACCATGGTGGTCAACACGCTGGTCGTCATGGAGATCTTCTATCTCTTCAACGTCCGCTACATGCATACGACGTCGATCAGTTGGCGGGGCGCACTGGGAACCCCTGTGGTCCTGCTGGCGATCGCGACCGTCGTGATCGCACAGCTTCTGTTCACCTACGCGCCCTTCATGCACCTCCTGTTCGCTTCCCGGCCCGTGCCCTTAGGGGACGGCGTCGTGATCGTCCTGATCGGCATCGCTCTCTTGGCCATCTGCGAAGGTGAGAAGATCGTGCTGCGCCGGACCGGCCTGATGGAGCGACTCGAGGACGGATGA
- a CDS encoding universal stress protein, translating into MTPRHILTIASGTVDDVGALGLAADLAKRFKSAVTVMPAYQDAAWERIEIGKALSSPLPKDAVEDLRRADTQKQAEIERAAKDAAARAGLVVDGASHGSMTIDEREPQPWKAWAEKLTLADLVIVGAGAASGQGLGASLFSEALIDAQAPVLLATRSERRIQGGVAAIAWDGGSRSGRAVRAALPILAEADRIVILQDPSRLEHAISIPGADPKRLVQYLSLHDIGEVVVCEVSGTSVAQAILAEAKRNEACVLVAGAYGKPRWRQMIWGGATDTFVSDETRPHLFLSH; encoded by the coding sequence ATGACGCCGCGTCACATCCTCACGATCGCCTCTGGTACCGTCGACGATGTTGGTGCGCTCGGTCTTGCGGCGGACCTGGCCAAACGGTTCAAGTCCGCCGTCACGGTAATGCCAGCCTATCAGGATGCCGCATGGGAGAGAATCGAGATCGGCAAGGCACTGTCCTCACCGCTTCCGAAGGACGCGGTCGAGGACCTGCGTCGCGCCGACACGCAGAAGCAGGCGGAGATCGAGCGTGCAGCGAAGGATGCGGCGGCACGCGCGGGCCTCGTCGTCGACGGCGCCTCACACGGCAGCATGACGATCGACGAGCGCGAGCCCCAGCCTTGGAAGGCCTGGGCGGAGAAGCTGACGCTTGCTGACCTTGTGATCGTGGGCGCCGGGGCCGCGAGTGGTCAGGGGCTTGGTGCCAGCCTGTTCTCCGAGGCGCTGATCGACGCGCAGGCACCTGTACTGCTCGCCACGCGTTCCGAGCGAAGGATCCAGGGTGGTGTTGCCGCGATTGCCTGGGACGGCGGTTCCCGCTCCGGACGAGCCGTACGCGCGGCTTTGCCGATCCTGGCCGAGGCCGACCGGATCGTCATCCTTCAAGATCCATCGCGGCTTGAGCATGCGATCAGCATTCCGGGCGCCGATCCAAAGCGCCTGGTACAGTATCTCTCTCTGCATGACATCGGGGAGGTTGTGGTGTGTGAGGTGAGCGGCACGTCGGTCGCGCAGGCAATTTTGGCCGAGGCAAAGCGCAATGAGGCGTGCGTGCTCGTCGCGGGCGCCTACGGCAAGCCGCGCTGGCGCCAGATGATCTGGGGAGGAGCCACCGACACCTTCGTCTCGGACGAGACGCGGCCACACCTCTTCCTGTCACACTGA
- a CDS encoding universal stress protein, with protein MYKKILVALDLADTVNAHRAIDAAGALAAAGGSTVHLLHVRLPLPSTYARYLPANYDADDLREAKDQMKALAERFTLPVERIVTNLRRGSIYGEILDEAKVIEADLIIIGSHMPSFSSRLLGSNATAVVRDAGVSVLVVRGGDGQTS; from the coding sequence GTGTACAAGAAGATCCTCGTGGCGCTCGACCTAGCCGACACTGTGAATGCGCACAGGGCCATCGATGCGGCCGGCGCCCTAGCCGCGGCCGGCGGCAGCACCGTCCATCTGCTGCATGTCCGGCTACCGCTGCCGAGCACCTACGCTCGCTATCTCCCGGCGAACTACGACGCAGACGACTTGCGGGAGGCAAAAGACCAGATGAAGGCGTTGGCCGAGCGGTTTACCTTGCCCGTGGAACGCATCGTGACCAACCTAAGGCGTGGCTCCATCTACGGTGAGATCCTCGACGAGGCTAAGGTCATCGAGGCTGATCTAATCATCATTGGCTCACACATGCCCTCGTTCAGCTCGCGCCTTCTCGGCTCCAACGCCACCGCGGTTGTGCGGGATGCAGGCGTCAGCGTCCTGGTCGTGCGCGGTGGCGACGGGCAGACTTCATGA
- a CDS encoding CBS domain-containing protein, with protein MHIKAEDLMTREVVTVSPAMTRSEVARVLAKGGISAAPVIDSQGALVGMISEGDLLRSDTVARNERRSWWLEMLAEGEQLAPEFLEHLAYADGQVRDLMTKSVVAVDVATPLPEIALVLNQNRIKRVPVLEDGRMVGIVSRADLVRAMASG; from the coding sequence ATGCACATTAAGGCCGAGGATCTGATGACGCGAGAGGTCGTGACCGTCTCCCCGGCGATGACGCGAAGCGAAGTCGCGCGCGTGCTCGCAAAGGGTGGGATCAGCGCGGCCCCCGTGATTGACTCCCAAGGCGCGCTGGTCGGCATGATCAGCGAGGGTGACCTCCTTCGCAGCGATACTGTCGCCCGTAATGAGCGGCGCTCGTGGTGGCTTGAGATGCTGGCTGAGGGCGAGCAGCTCGCCCCGGAATTCCTGGAGCATCTTGCATACGCGGACGGACAGGTACGCGACCTCATGACGAAGTCAGTTGTGGCGGTCGACGTGGCGACGCCGCTGCCAGAGATTGCGCTCGTCTTGAATCAGAATCGGATTAAGCGTGTGCCCGTGCTGGAGGATGGGCGCATGGTCGGCATCGTCAGCCGGGCCGATCTCGTTCGCGCTATGGCGTCCGGCTGA
- a CDS encoding HlyD family efflux transporter periplasmic adaptor subunit translates to MKLAKRPWLVLVVGLALVASAYYAWQQLSADGLPEGIASGNGRIEAVEIDIATRISGRIKEILVNEGDFVTADQTLAFMDVQQLRAERREAEAELQRAQIAVETSKSLVTQREAERMAARAVVAQREAEHDADLRRLERSEHLARSENVSRQVLDDNRARTKSSLAAIGAAKAQVAATEAAISAAQSQVVDATAAIDAAEATIERVDADIDDSTLRSPRDGRVQYRIAQPGEVLSAGGRVLNMVDLSDVSMTFFLPTEQAGRVALGSEARLVLDAAPQYVVPAQISFVADVAQFTPRTVETAEERQKLMFRLKARIAPELLQKYIRQVKTGLPGMAYVRLDPDTEWPDNPQRTLVQ, encoded by the coding sequence ATGAAACTGGCCAAACGACCGTGGCTTGTTCTTGTGGTCGGTCTGGCCCTGGTTGCCAGTGCCTATTACGCATGGCAGCAGCTTAGCGCGGACGGCCTGCCTGAGGGCATCGCCAGCGGCAATGGGCGGATCGAGGCTGTTGAGATCGATATCGCGACGCGTATCTCCGGCCGCATCAAGGAGATTCTGGTCAACGAGGGCGATTTTGTCACCGCGGATCAGACCTTGGCTTTCATGGACGTACAGCAGCTTCGAGCGGAACGACGTGAGGCTGAGGCGGAACTGCAGCGAGCGCAGATCGCTGTCGAGACCTCGAAGAGCCTCGTTACCCAGCGGGAAGCTGAGCGCATGGCAGCGCGGGCCGTTGTTGCCCAGCGAGAGGCCGAGCACGATGCAGACCTGCGACGCCTGGAACGGTCGGAGCATTTGGCGCGGAGCGAGAATGTCTCGCGTCAGGTGCTGGACGACAACCGCGCGCGTACGAAGAGTTCGCTCGCTGCGATTGGGGCGGCCAAAGCGCAAGTGGCAGCAACAGAAGCTGCGATCAGTGCCGCACAGTCGCAGGTGGTGGATGCAACGGCGGCAATCGACGCCGCAGAAGCCACAATTGAGCGCGTCGATGCGGACATCGATGACAGCACGCTTCGTTCGCCCCGGGATGGTCGGGTCCAGTATCGCATTGCACAACCGGGGGAAGTCTTGTCCGCCGGAGGCCGCGTTTTGAACATGGTCGACCTCAGCGACGTCTCTATGACGTTCTTCTTGCCGACCGAGCAGGCTGGCCGTGTCGCCCTTGGCTCGGAAGCGCGGCTTGTTCTTGACGCGGCTCCGCAATACGTCGTGCCTGCCCAGATTTCATTTGTCGCCGATGTCGCTCAGTTTACGCCAAGAACTGTCGAGACAGCGGAGGAGCGGCAGAAGCTGATGTTTCGGCTCAAGGCACGGATCGCGCCCGAGCTTCTCCAAAAATACATTCGCCAGGTTAAAACGGGCCTGCCGGGCATGGCCTATGTCCGTCTCGATCCGGACACGGAATGGCCGGACAATCCACAGCGTACGCTTGTCCAGTGA
- a CDS encoding universal stress protein, which translates to MVFLEDDAAAHARLNYTIALAERWQAHVIATFVVDRLNLHPYNSFAVGSGLKAMLRQHRVEAERQQHRARRHFEDLASSRSVSHEWRVSEDEDSEALMLHARHASLAVIGPSVLQSESTSMLGVSEHVIFSSGRPSLLVPVNWPADRIDRRIVVGWNASREATRALADAMPILAEAGAVHLIAVREDMLVHRYGSEPGADIARHLAHHDIPVAVEQCDGGDAGHVLLERVRALDADMLVMGACERSRIGEVLFGSVTRTMLAQADVPILLSR; encoded by the coding sequence GTGGTCTTTCTCGAAGACGATGCTGCTGCGCATGCTCGGCTTAACTATACGATAGCCCTGGCAGAGCGATGGCAGGCTCATGTTATTGCAACATTTGTCGTGGATCGCCTCAATCTTCACCCCTATAACAGCTTTGCGGTTGGCTCCGGGCTCAAAGCCATGCTGCGGCAGCACCGAGTCGAGGCGGAACGTCAGCAGCACCGAGCCCGCCGGCACTTCGAGGATCTCGCTTCGAGCCGTTCCGTCAGTCACGAATGGCGTGTGTCGGAAGACGAAGACAGCGAAGCCCTGATGCTGCACGCTCGGCACGCGAGCCTGGCGGTCATCGGGCCATCGGTGTTGCAGTCGGAGTCTACGTCCATGCTCGGCGTGTCGGAGCATGTGATTTTCTCATCGGGGCGGCCATCCCTGCTTGTGCCGGTGAACTGGCCTGCCGATCGCATTGACCGACGCATTGTGGTTGGCTGGAACGCCAGTCGCGAAGCGACACGTGCCCTTGCCGACGCGATGCCGATTCTGGCCGAGGCGGGGGCGGTACACCTCATCGCCGTTCGCGAAGATATGCTTGTACATCGTTACGGGTCCGAACCGGGCGCCGACATAGCGCGGCATCTCGCTCACCATGACATTCCTGTGGCCGTCGAGCAATGTGACGGCGGCGATGCGGGCCATGTGCTGCTTGAGCGCGTCCGAGCGCTCGATGCAGACATGCTGGTGATGGGAGCCTGCGAACGATCGCGCATTGGTGAGGTACTCTTCGGTAGCGTGACGCGCACCATGCTGGCTCAAGCCGATGTTCCGATTCTTCTGTCACGCTAA